The Balearica regulorum gibbericeps isolate bBalReg1 chromosome 5, bBalReg1.pri, whole genome shotgun sequence genome window below encodes:
- the TMEM9B gene encoding transmembrane protein 9B: MAARGGGWAPLCSLLVLAVLAGLSAGAKNSEDVRCKCICPPYKDHSGRIYNKNVSQKDCDCLHVVEPMPVPGPDVEAYCLRCECKYEERSSVTIKVTIIIYLSILGLLLLYMVYLTLVEPILKRRLFGHSQLIQSDEDIGDHQPFANAHDVLARSRSRANVLNKVEYAQQRWKLQVQEQRKSVFDRHVVLS, translated from the exons ATGGCCGCCCGTGGCGGGGGCTGGGCGCCTCTCTGCTCGCTGCTGGTGCTGGCCGTTCTGGCGGGGCTGAGCGCTGGGGCCAAG AATTCTGAGGATGTCCGATGTAAATGCATCTGCCCTCCTTACAAAGACCATTCAGGCCGTAtttacaacaaaaatgtttcacagaaagACTG tGATTGTCTTCATGTGGTTGAGCCTATGCCCGTCCCTGGACCTGATGTAGAAGCATACTGTTTACGTTGTGAATGCAAATATGAAGAGAGAAGCTCTGTCACAATTAAG GTTACAATCATCATTTACCTGTCTATTTTGGGCCTACTTCTTCTGTACATGGTGTACCTTACACTGGTGGAACCTATACTGAAGAGACGTCTCTTTGGACATTCACAGCTCATACAAAGTGATGAAGACATTGGG GATCACCAGCCTTTTGCAAATGCACATGATGTGCTGGCTCGTTCTCGGAGCCGCGCTAACGTATTGAACAAAGTGGAGTATGCCCAGCAGCGCTGGAAGTTACAGGTCCAAGAGCAACGCAAATCTGTCTTTGACCGTCATGTTGTGCTGAGTTAA
- the NRIP3 gene encoding nuclear receptor-interacting protein 3 isoform X2 → MFYSGILTEPSRKEVEIREAASLRQQRRMKQAVQFIHKDSADLLPLDGLKKLGTSKDTQPHNILQRRLMETNLSKLRSSRGSWTPKSDISAQTDKLNQSKLGSSGKTEDEELIVVSCQCAGKELKAVVDTGSQHNLMSSACLDRLGLKEHLKALPGEDEMVSLLYKVRAIGQIECLALTVGAIPVECAALVVEDNEKPFSFGLQTLKSLKCVINMEKQHLVLGKTDREEIPFAGSGSVVVEEHSEA, encoded by the exons ATGTTTTATTCGGGTATCCTGACAGAGCCGAGTAGAAAAGAAGTGGAGATAAGGGAAGCGGCATCTCTCCGCCAGCAGAGGAGGATGAAGCAGGCGGTTCAGTTTATTCACAAGGATTCAGcagatctcctccctctggATGGGCTGAAGAAGCTGGGGACTTCAAAAGATACT caacCACATAATATCCTGCAGAGGCGCCTGATGGAGACAAATTTATCAAAACTACGAAGCAGCCGTGGCAGCTGGACTCCAAAGAGCGATATCTCAGCACAGACCGACAAGCTGAATCAGAGCAAACTGGGCAGCTCAGGGAAAACGGAGGATGAGGAGCTCATAGTGGTGAGCTGCCAG TGTGCGGGGAAGGAGCTGAAGGCCGTGGTGGACACCGGCTCGCAGCACAACCTCATGTCATCTGCCTGCCTGGACAGGCTAGG GTTAAAGGAGCATCTCAAAGCACTCCCTGGCGAAGATGAGATGGTTTCATTGCTGTACAAGGTGAGGGCGATCGGCCAGATCGAGTGCCTCGCCCTCACCGTGGGAGCGATCCCCGTGGAGTGTGCTGCCCTCGTAGTGG aagacaatGAGAAACCCTTCTCCTTCGGGCTGCAGACGCTGAAATCTCTGAAG TGTGTCATAAACATGGAGAAGCAACATCTCGTTCTGGGGAAGACGGACAGGGAAGAAATCCCATTTGCGGGCAGTGGCAGCGTCGTGGTGGAAGAGCA TTCAGAGGCATAA
- the NRIP3 gene encoding nuclear receptor-interacting protein 3 isoform X1, whose protein sequence is MFYSGILTEPSRKEVEIREAASLRQQRRMKQAVQFIHKDSADLLPLDGLKKLGTSKDTQPHNILQRRLMETNLSKLRSSRGSWTPKSDISAQTDKLNQSKLGSSGKTEDEELIVVSCQCAGKELKAVVDTGSQHNLMSSACLDRLGLKEHLKALPGEDEMVSLLYKVRAIGQIECLALTVGAIPVECAALVVEDNEKPFSFGLQTLKSLKCVINMEKQHLVLGKTDREEIPFAGSGSVVVEEHSSEA, encoded by the exons ATGTTTTATTCGGGTATCCTGACAGAGCCGAGTAGAAAAGAAGTGGAGATAAGGGAAGCGGCATCTCTCCGCCAGCAGAGGAGGATGAAGCAGGCGGTTCAGTTTATTCACAAGGATTCAGcagatctcctccctctggATGGGCTGAAGAAGCTGGGGACTTCAAAAGATACT caacCACATAATATCCTGCAGAGGCGCCTGATGGAGACAAATTTATCAAAACTACGAAGCAGCCGTGGCAGCTGGACTCCAAAGAGCGATATCTCAGCACAGACCGACAAGCTGAATCAGAGCAAACTGGGCAGCTCAGGGAAAACGGAGGATGAGGAGCTCATAGTGGTGAGCTGCCAG TGTGCGGGGAAGGAGCTGAAGGCCGTGGTGGACACCGGCTCGCAGCACAACCTCATGTCATCTGCCTGCCTGGACAGGCTAGG GTTAAAGGAGCATCTCAAAGCACTCCCTGGCGAAGATGAGATGGTTTCATTGCTGTACAAGGTGAGGGCGATCGGCCAGATCGAGTGCCTCGCCCTCACCGTGGGAGCGATCCCCGTGGAGTGTGCTGCCCTCGTAGTGG aagacaatGAGAAACCCTTCTCCTTCGGGCTGCAGACGCTGAAATCTCTGAAG TGTGTCATAAACATGGAGAAGCAACATCTCGTTCTGGGGAAGACGGACAGGGAAGAAATCCCATTTGCGGGCAGTGGCAGCGTCGTGGTGGAAGAGCA CAGTTCAGAGGCATAA